The window AGACTTGCTTGAGCTGAATCTGAAAACGTCTGCAAACGTTTAGTTGAAGTCTCATACTGTTGATGAGATTAGAGAGGTTAGTTAGTTTCCACTAATCTTTCATTGGGTGGGGTTTGTTTATGATGCTGTTTAACTTGCAGGCAGTGAGAAGGGACAATAAGCAACGGTTTAGCCTCGTTGAAGAGAACGGAGAGCTCTTGATTCGCGCTAACCAAGGCCACTCTATCACGGTAAACAAACAAAGACTCTTTATTTGCAGTTGATCTTGTCTCTTTCtagttttgatcatttttctgTAAGAGTGCTATGTACTTATTGTTTCTGCTTATGTCTTTCTGTGCAGACGGTTGAATCCGACAAGTTACTTAAACCAATATTGTCACCAGAAGAAGCTCCAGGTAAAAGCAGTTCTAGgacatttgtatttttttcactTGTGTTCTGTATCGCATTGTTTCTTATGTTCGTTTGTTTTGCTGTAATGGCAGTGTGTGTGCATGGAACATATAAGAAGAATTTGGAATCCATCTTAGCATCTGGCCTAAAGCGTATGAATAGACTGCACGTTCACTTTTCTTGTGGCTTGCCAACGGATGGTGAAGTGATAAGTGGTAAGCTACTTTTGATGCCGTTTCTGAATAATTGCATATGCACATTTATCTGGGGACTGATGACAATTTGATATGATTTTGCTTAAGGCATGAGAAGGGATGTTAACGTCCTAATCTTCCTTGACATCAAGAAAGCTCTTGAAGGTTTAGTACTagaactcaattttttttttgtttattaacaatatttatgtCCTTCTAAAACTTTAGTTTCACCTTTTGATTTTTCTGTAGATGGGATTGCATTCTACATTTCAGACAACAAGGTGATTTTGACTGAAGGTGTTGATGGTGTAGTGGCTGTTGATTACTTCCAAAAGATTGAGTCTTGGCCTAGTCGGCAACCAATTCCATTCTGATTTCTTGTTTATACAATATGTtcattgaaattttttattggaCCACATTTGTGACTTATCAAATATACAATTGTTACCACCTTAGTATTTAATAACCTATGTTGTTCATGTGGTCTGAAATTCTGGAAACAAACGTTTGCAGAAACAATGCATTTAATCATTCACGTTTTTTGTCTGCtcttttatagttttttatcACCAATATTCGATCACTAGCGTCCTCCAAAAACTAGAAATGATAGGGGTTTTATATGGGTCTTCAGAGTAGAGTAGATAAGGCAAAATTCCCAAAATGGTTTGGAAGTTTCTTTACCTAGCAGGAACAGTCAGACGTCTGCTCCGTTGTAAGAGCAATCTTCGGATTGCTCCACCTGATTCCATGTGAAAACATTCCAAAATGGCATCTTTCTTCATGCATTCTCTTTTCGCTTTTTTACCTATTCCAGATCTGAAAGTATCAAGAAAATATTAAGAAGACTTATAAAAGCACTAAAATACCAGCaggatacatatatataatggtgtcaaaaacaccatatatcagtgGGTTGTGTCGATTCTTCTTCGGTAGAACAATCGAATGACATCAGCGACAAACGGCGGAGGAAAATGAGATTAGGTTTAGAGGTTAAGGAAGTGAGAAACTTTGTGTTCGAGTTCCGTAGCGGAGGAGGTAGCTTGTGGAGAAACTGCTTTAGTAAACATAAACTAATATTAAATTCTTTCAGCTGttgagatttattaaaactattagtAGATTGTCGACTTTAAGTTTAAAAGGCAAATTtcgcatttatttacttttggttttccTTCCAAAAAGCTTTATACTAATTAGAGTtagacttttttttatatattagactttcTTTTGTTTAACTTTTGATGTGAGATTTAAATTGAAATCTTTTATTAGCGATAAAATTATCTATCTTAAGGATGGAAACACCATATGAGATTCAGCAGCTGCGGGTAAATGATTATTTTTAGGAAGTAGTGTCTAATTACGAACAAGATTTTATCTCTTGGTTAGCCTTTTCTCGTCTATTTTACCTATTTTAAGTTTAAGAATTGTCTCTAATTACCTAAATCATAGATGTGTATTTCAATTCTTGTGGTTAAACTTTATTGTAGGATGAAAAGTAAAAGACTAAACTAACCATCGTGTCATTATAAATAGAAATTCATTTTAGGCTCGGTTCCTCGTACAATACACATAATATAccttcaaactaaaaaaaaagaaaggagaaaaagtaaaaaagtaaaatatagcATGACTAAGTTTGCTTCCATCATCACCTTCCTCTTCGTTGTTCTTATTATCTTTTCTGCTTTTGGTAAGTATTGACTTTATTGTATACAtggaaaattatattatttattaaatttcagATTATTTGATAATCAACCCtgacatatttttgaatataatgtatatatataaagaagcaCCAACGATTGTGGAAGGGCAGAGGTCATGCAAGAGGCAGCCTAATTCAGGGAGAAAATATTGTATGAAGGATAATGAATGCCGGAAGGTTTGCATCGAAGCCGAGAAAGCAACACGTGCTACTTGTGATTATACATTCCCAAGGCGCCGGTGTTTCTGCCACTTTCCATGTCAATAAACAGAGCCGTTCCAAGACATTTTTATGCCCTATGCCAAATAAATATTACTAGATGACTTTCTGCGATATCGCGGGATAAAGTCCATttcaatattattataataagttttctatataattgaatataaaaatttcgattaattaaatttttgataaaaattaatgaatatTATTGATAGGTTAATAATGTAAgaataacattaaattttattacaatatattaaccattttacattatatttttcataattttgaaaaattacaaATTACAAAGATAAATTATCATATATGAGTTGTGATATTATCTAGTACTAGGTGCTGAGACCCCGCGCGGTTACTTTGGATATCGGTGGGGTGGTATGATTTACGGGATGTTGGTATTGTTTAAGATTTGtgcaaattaaagaataaaatttatcggaaataaaacaacaaaattgATCCTAGCTTTTGACGATTAACTCAAGTTAGAGACATCTCCCAAAACggaagaaaaattcaaaaagtataattaaaGTAAAACATAGAGAATGTGAAAAAGGCATAAACATGAAAGAAAGAGCGTGGAACAACAGAAagggaaagagaagaagatgaagaagcttacgtcaggtatatgaaaattaaaaagacagaTATTGTGACAGCGCAGCACCAACTTATTTGGGGATCCATATCAAGTTATCAACTCTGTATATATCCGTTGTTTGAATAAATACTCAAAATTTCAAACTACTtgcattacaaaattattttattttttcaaaatacacaTTGTTTGCTAGTACTTGTTAGGGAGCTCAAGGACCGTAGTAGCATATATTAAAGCTACACTAATTTTCATCGCTAAGATCACACATTGTCTACATCCTTAACGTTAGGATATTCCAAGTAACACTTCTCCTCGTCTTCCTCGTCACGGGTTCCATCTTCATCTTGTAAACTCCAAGTAACCATCTTCCAAAACGCAGCACTCCACTTCTCTTCCCTCTTCAGGCTTAGCGGTGGTCTGTGACAAAATCCAGCCGTTGTATTGAAACAGAGCTCTTATATTGGCTTTGTGGTTCATAAGAGTTTCAAGAGTGGTGAAACTGGAAGCATCGTGGCGAGTGGCTCCCCTTCTAAGGAGATCTGCCCCCTGTgtgaaatagtttaacaaaacataaaattaaaatagtttaacaaaacataaacgaaGGTTGACGTTTTTACATTATGAAAAAGTAATTGTGGGTTTAAAATGTTTGGGCTCAAGTTATGTTGGGCTCTATgtctaaaacatgatttgaacttaaaaactaaaaataaaaaaaaacgttaggttatctttcttttttttttctccgccGTCGGGACAGCATCACCTGTGGGATCCCTGACATGATTAGAGCTTAAGTTTGTGAGATTGGGGAGCGATAATAGTATGATGCATTATTGAAGAGGAGTTTACTTACATCAGTTAAGCTTCGTCCGCATCATTCCATTGTCGTTGGTCCTCAGGTGCTTCGTCGTCGTCGGAATCTGCAAAATAAAAGGTTTTAATTTGTTAAGTAAGatgtcttttatttcttttagattcggttgctaaaaacataattcattcagttttcctgttttgttTGGAGATTGCAGGGATGAAACTGTGGATCACAGAATCCtgtaagaaaaacagagaaaaatcattatttgttcataaaaaaacccatagacaaaaccaaaacaaaaacatgaagacacgtttcatatatgaacaaagaataagcaaagcagagttaaagtgataaaaaataagttagaaacaatcatcaccagtTCATCAAGGAGGAGAATGGTGATGTCCATAAACTCTCCATTCTTGTTAATGTTACTGGAATCCTAGAATCGGATGAGCCGACCAACAATGGACTGAGTGGACCTTCCAAGGCGGAGAGAGTTGAAGGTGGAGTAGGGAACGGCGGCAATGGCGGCTGAAGCGGCTGGAGCAGCTGGATAAGTCATTTTTGCGACGGATGTGAGAAAGTAAAACGATCGGAAAACTGAGAAAGAAAAGTTTGAGACAAGATGGAGCTTTTACCTCGAGGGATTCTATATATGTGAGAGCTCTGAAGGCGTTAGAGGAGAAACTAAGCGTTTGGTAGGCGCAAAACGTGCATAGAGCCTTAAAGATCGACCATAATAGCTGATTGCCGGAAGGAGAATCGCAAGCGACGAAGGAGATGGTGAAGAGGGCGGCTTCCCTAATCTTCTTAGCTTTGTCTGTATCACCACTTTGGACAGATACAAAGCCTAATAAACAGAAAATCAATAAGCCCAAAACCCACTTTTTGTCGAAGTCCATTCGTTACccatcaatttaaaaaaaaaaaggtggggTCCATAATGTTATATTAATTTCCGAccttcataatatatattagtttcagCCATCATTGTACAAAGTATCCTTTAGTGTAGTGGTATAGTTGTGGGTGTTAATATCTCAataacctgggttcgaatcacATATTTGACACTTTTTCACACTTTTAAAAAGTGGGACCAACAAACCGTTGACGTATCGCATCAGGGGGAGAGAAACTCtcctattatataatagatgACATCAGCGACAAACGGCGGAGGAAAATGAGATTAGGTTTAGAGGTTAAGGAAGTGAGAAACTTTGTGTTCGAGTTCCGTAGCGGAGGAGGTAGCTTGTGGAGAAACTGCTTTAGTAAACATAAACTAATATTAAATTCTTTCAGCTGttgagatttattaaaactattagtAGATTGTCGACTTTAAGTTTAAAAGGCAAATTTCGCatatatttacttttggttttccTTCCAAAAAGCTTTATACTAATTAGAGTtagacttttttttatatattagactttcTTTTGTTTAACTTTTGATGTGAGATTTAAATTGAAATCTTTTATTAGCGATAAAATTATCTATCTTAAGGATGGAAATACCATATGAGTTTCAGCAGCTGCGGGTAGATGATTATTTTTAGGAAGTAGTGTCTAATTACGAACAAGATTTTATCTCTTGGTTAGCCTTTTCTCGTCTATTTTACCTATTTTAAGTTTAAGAATTGTCTCTAATTACCTAAATCATAGATGTGTATTTCAATTCTTGTGGTTAAACTTTATTGTAGGATGAAAAGTAAAAGACTAAACTAACCATCGTGTCATTATAAATAGAAATTCATTTTAGGCTCGGTTCCTCGTACAATACACATAATATAccttcaaactaaaaaaaaagaaaggagaaaaagtaaaaaagtaaaatatagcATGGCTAAGTTTGCTTCCATCATCACCTTCCTCTTCGTTGTTCTTATTATCTTTTCTGCTTTTGGTAAGTATTGACTTTATTGTATACAtggaaaattatattatttattaaatttcagATTATTTGATAATCAACCCtgacatatttttgaatataatgtatatatataaagaagcaCCAACGATTGTGGAAGGGCAGAGGTCATGCAAGAGGCAGCCTAATTCAGGGAGAAAATATTGTATGAAGGATAATGAATGCCGGAAGGTTTGCATCGAAGCCGAGAAAGCAACACGTGCTACTTGTGATTATACATTCCCAAGGCGCCGGTGTTTCTGCCACTTTCCATGTCAATAAACAGAGCCGTTCCAAGACATTTTTATGCCCTATGCCAAATAAATATTACTAGATGACTTTCTGCGATATCGCGGGATAAAGTCCATttcaatattattataataagttttctatataattgaatataaaaatttcgattaattaaatttttgataaaaattaatgaatatTATTGATAGGTTAATAATGTAAgaataacattaaattttattacaatatattaaccattttacattatatttttcataattttgaaaaattacaaattaaaaagataaattatcaTATATGAGTTGTGATATTATCTAGTACTAGGTGCTGAGACCCCGCGCAGTTACTTTGGATATCGGTGGGGCGGTATGATTTACGGGATGTTGGTATTGTTTAAGATTTGtgcaaattaaagaataaaatttatcggaaataaaacaacaaaattgATCCTAGCTTTTGACGATTAACTCAAGTTAGAGACATCTCCCAAAACggaagaaaaattcaaaaagtataattaaaGTAAAACATAGAGAATGTGAAAAAGGCATAAACATGAAAGAAAGAGCGTGGAACAACAGAAagggaaagagaagaagatgaagaagcttacgtcaggtatatgaaaattaaaaagacagaTATTGTGACAGCGCAGCACCAACTTATTTGGGGATCCATATCAAGTTATCAACTCTGTATATATCCGTTGTTTGAATAAATACTCAAAATTTCAAACTACTtgcattacaaaattattttattttttcaaaatacacaTTGTTTGCTAGTACTTGTTAGGGAGCTCAAGGACCGTAGTAGCATATATTAAAGCTACACTAATTTTCATCGCTAAGATCACACATTGTCTACATCCTTAACGTTAGGATATTCCAAGTAACACTTCTCCTCGTCTTCTTCGTCACGGGTTCCATCTTCATCTTGTAAACTCCAAGTAACCATCTTCCAAAACGCAGCACTCCACTTCTCTTCCCTCTTCAGGCTTAGCGGTGGTCTGTGACAAAATCCAGCCGTTGTATTGAAACAGAGCTCTTATATTGGCTTTGTGGTTCATAAGAGTTTCAAGAGTGGTGAAACTGGAAGCATCGTGGCGAGTGGCTCCCCTTCTAAGGAGATCTGCCTCCTGTgtgaaatagtttaacaaaacataaagattaaaatagtttaacaaaacataaacgaaGGTTGACGTTTTTACATTATGAAAAAGTAATTGTGGGTTTAAAATGTTTGGGCTCAAGTTATGTTGGGCTCTATgtctaaaacatgatttgaacttaaaaactaaaaataaaaaaaaaacgttaggttatctttcttttttttttctccgtcGTCGGGACAGCATCACCTGTGGGATCCCTGACATGATTAGAGCTTAAGTTTGTGAGATTGGGGAGCGATAATAGTGTGATGCATTATTGAAGAGGAGTTTACTTACATCAGTTAGGCTTCGTCCGCATCATTCCATTGTCGTTGGTCCTCGGGTGCTTCGTCGTCGTCGGAATCTGCAAAATAAAAGGTTTTAATTTGTTAAGTAAGatgtcttttatttcttttagattcggttgctaaaaacataattcattcagttttcctgttttgttTGGAGATTACAGGGATGAAACTGTGGATCACAGGATCCtgtaagaaaaacagagaaaaatcattatttgttcataaaaaaacccatagacaaaaccaaaacaaaaacatgaagacatgtttcatatatgaacaaagaataagcaaagcagagttaaagtgataaaaaataagttagaaacaatcatcaccagtTCATCAAGGAGGAGAATGGTGATGTCCATAAACTCTCCATTCTTGTTAATGTTACTGGAATCCTAGAATTGGATGAGCCGACCAACAATGGACTGAGTGGACCTTCCAAGGCGGAGAGAGTTGAAGGTGGAGTAGGGAACGGCGGCAATGGCGTCTGAAGCGGCTGGAGCAGCTGGATAAGTCATTTTTGCGACGGATGTGAGAAAGTAAAGCGATCGGAAAACTGAGAAAGAAAAGTTTGAGACAAGATGGAGCTTTTACCTCGAGGGATTCTATATATATGAGAGCTCTGAAGGCGTTAGAGGAGAAACTAAGCGTTTGCTAGGCGCAAAACGTGCATAGAGCCTTAAAGATCGACCATAATAGCTGATTGCCGGAAGGAGAATCGCAAGCGACGAAGGAGATGGTGAAGAGGGCGGCTTCCCTAATCTTCTTAGCTTTGTCTGTATCACCACTTTGGACAGATACAAAGCCTAATAAACAGAAAATCAATAAGCCAAAAACCCACTTTTTGTCGAAGTCCATTCGTTACccatcaatttaaaaaaaaaaaaagtggggTCCACAATGTTATATTAATTTCCGAccttcataatatatattagtttcggcCATCATTGTACAAAGTATCCTTTAGTGTAGTGGTATAGTTGTAGGTGTTAATATCTCAataacctgggttcgaatcacATATTTGACACTTTTTCACACTTTTAAAAAGTGGGACCCACAAACCGTTGACGTATCGCATCAGGGGGAGAGAAACTCtcctattatataatagatttatggtaaatttataaaatactaaatttgaaaatattctaTTATATTACTTAGATATAATATAGATTTATTtggaaattttaatatttgttaatCAGTAGGTTTAGTTTGGTACACAAATAATCagcaatataaaatttatttcaagacattctaaaatataacttcaGAGTTTCCATaaacaatttaaataaatttgtatgtttatttacttttatattaGATATAATATACTAATTAACAAAGTTAAGGGTCTAATCAAAATACATCTATGAATTCAGATAATTGGAAGAAACTTTAGAATATAGATCATTTTGTTTGTCTTAAAGCTACATATTCATATTCTGATAAAGAAGAAAATCATgtaaactaaaatcaaatattatattattcattatagcaaactataa is drawn from Brassica rapa cultivar Chiifu-401-42 chromosome A05, CAAS_Brap_v3.01, whole genome shotgun sequence and contains these coding sequences:
- the LOC103867749 gene encoding putative tRNA 2'-phosphotransferase; the encoded protein is MGFVKVGDLLELNLKTSANAVRRDNKQRFSLVEENGELLIRANQGHSITTVESDKLLKPILSPEEAPVCVHGTYKKNLESILASGLKRMNRLHVHFSCGLPTDGEVISGMRRDVNVLIFLDIKKALEDGIAFYISDNKVILTEGVDGVVAVDYFQKIESWPSRQPIPF
- the LOC117134272 gene encoding uncharacterized protein LOC117134272, giving the protein MDFDKKWVLGLLIFCLLGFVSVQSGDTDKAKKIREAALFTISFVACDSPSGNQLLWSIFKALCTFCAYQTLSFSSNAFRALTYIESLELLQPLQPPLPPFPTPPSTLSALEGPLSPLLVGSSDSRIPVTLTRMESLWTSPFSSLMNWIL